A window of Chitinophaga sp. MM2321 contains these coding sequences:
- a CDS encoding VCBS repeat-containing protein — protein MPNQPTIKQLSTAALFLMASCLVISSGCHTTVKEEKGKTLADKYCGSCHLPVSPAMLDKETWTKHVLPAMALKLGIRVWSGDQYYPPMPGEKPALVTMNEWTELVAYYEQHAPEKLASAKPPVKLQHDWAVFSLKTPEIKDSLFVAATTMVAFNPANSDLLTSDGNNTLTRWDRDLRVIDSRKLPSPAVDILFTKDTAGQQQAILTEIGNMRALDVSAGIITRLNLNDPQSKQSDLMPFLKRPVQTVEADINKDGLMDLVVCAFGHNQGGLYWLKQLPDHKYEQQTIWEVPGAIHAVTGDFNHDGWTDLMVLFAAGDEGIWLFENDHKGGFKSSNLLRFPPMNGSTSFQLADFNGDGLLDILYTCGDNADFSMILKPYHGLYVYVNEGNSRYRQAWFYPINGCTKAVAADFNQDGKIDIATIAFFADMKNNPGEKFIFFEGAGTPFNFVPHAPPIEKEGHWICMDVKDYDQDGDLDIILGNYARGFIIQDDYKPEWKEYQPFIVLLNNAKHP, from the coding sequence ATGCCCAATCAACCAACAATAAAGCAACTAAGTACCGCTGCTTTATTCCTGATGGCTTCCTGCCTGGTCATTAGCAGCGGATGTCATACAACCGTAAAAGAAGAGAAAGGAAAAACACTGGCAGATAAATATTGTGGAAGTTGTCATTTGCCCGTATCCCCTGCAATGCTTGATAAAGAAACCTGGACGAAGCATGTTTTGCCGGCAATGGCGCTCAAATTAGGTATCAGGGTGTGGAGCGGGGATCAGTATTACCCACCAATGCCAGGCGAAAAGCCTGCCCTTGTAACCATGAATGAATGGACGGAACTCGTGGCATATTATGAGCAGCATGCACCGGAGAAACTGGCCTCCGCCAAACCACCAGTTAAGTTACAGCATGATTGGGCTGTTTTCTCCCTGAAAACGCCTGAAATCAAGGATAGCCTCTTCGTGGCCGCTACCACCATGGTGGCTTTTAATCCTGCAAACAGTGATTTGCTGACCAGCGATGGCAACAATACGCTTACCCGCTGGGATAGGGATCTCCGCGTGATAGATAGCCGCAAACTGCCTTCCCCTGCTGTTGATATACTGTTTACAAAAGATACGGCCGGTCAGCAACAAGCTATCCTCACCGAAATCGGTAACATGCGTGCATTGGATGTGTCCGCCGGTATTATTACCCGCCTCAATCTGAATGATCCGCAAAGCAAACAGTCCGATCTGATGCCTTTTCTCAAACGTCCTGTACAAACGGTGGAAGCAGATATTAATAAAGATGGTCTCATGGACCTGGTAGTATGCGCTTTTGGTCATAATCAGGGCGGCCTTTACTGGTTGAAACAACTCCCTGATCACAAGTATGAACAACAAACCATCTGGGAAGTGCCCGGCGCTATTCATGCAGTAACAGGTGACTTTAATCACGACGGCTGGACAGACCTCATGGTACTCTTTGCTGCCGGTGATGAAGGAATATGGTTGTTTGAAAATGATCATAAAGGTGGATTTAAATCATCCAACCTGCTGAGATTCCCTCCTATGAATGGTTCTACCAGTTTTCAACTGGCCGATTTCAATGGAGACGGCTTACTGGATATCCTGTATACCTGCGGAGATAATGCAGATTTTTCTATGATCCTTAAACCTTATCATGGTTTATACGTCTACGTAAATGAAGGAAATTCCCGATACCGGCAGGCCTGGTTTTATCCTATAAATGGTTGTACGAAAGCTGTAGCAGCAGATTTTAACCAGGACGGAAAAATTGATATCGCCACCATCGCTTTTTTTGCAGATATGAAAAATAATCCCGGTGAGAAATTTATTTTCTTTGAAGGAGCAGGTACACCATTTAACTTTGTACCGCATGCACCACCCATTGAAAAAGAAGGGCACTGGATTTGTATGGATGTGAAAGATTATGATCAGGATGGGGACCTCGATATCATACTAGGAAACTATGCCAGGGGTTTTATTATACAGGATGACTATAAACCGGAGTGGAAAGAATATCAACCGTTTATAGTCTTGCTAAACAATGCAAAACATCCGTAG
- a CDS encoding EboA domain-containing protein has product MGEYVYDQDKVSRLLGTILENNSSEKATAWLQQRLQLLQQTGAIPQFNQTFTAIPRFTGKEIIAITTTTHQLLQQEVPGLFVQGWTLDRLARVWWLLQLPVNNKEVYLNTLENLFNAAEMNELAALYSALPLLAWPEEWKLRTAEGIRSNIGIVQEAIMLHNPYPAKYLDEPAWNQLIMKAIFTDKPIHQVIGLDERTNAVLAQILTDFAHERWAAGRSVSPMQWRMLTNFIQADNMADITRIWHSVDPAEKGAAALVCAKSTYLPAKQLLEQSPAIAAEIADGSLSWEVIANRITK; this is encoded by the coding sequence GTGGGGGAATATGTATACGATCAGGATAAAGTGAGCAGGCTGCTTGGAACGATCCTGGAAAATAACAGTAGTGAAAAAGCAACTGCGTGGTTGCAACAACGATTGCAACTCTTGCAACAAACCGGGGCTATACCGCAGTTTAATCAAACCTTTACTGCCATTCCGCGCTTTACAGGTAAAGAGATCATTGCAATAACAACAACTACACATCAGTTGCTGCAACAGGAAGTGCCCGGTCTTTTCGTACAGGGATGGACGTTAGATCGCCTCGCCAGGGTATGGTGGCTCCTGCAATTGCCTGTCAATAATAAAGAGGTATACCTGAACACCCTGGAAAACCTGTTCAACGCCGCTGAAATGAATGAACTGGCGGCATTATACAGCGCATTACCGCTACTGGCCTGGCCGGAAGAATGGAAGCTGCGCACCGCTGAAGGCATCCGTTCCAACATCGGCATCGTACAGGAAGCGATCATGCTGCACAACCCTTACCCGGCAAAATATCTCGACGAACCCGCATGGAATCAGCTGATTATGAAGGCTATCTTTACAGATAAGCCGATACACCAGGTAATAGGATTAGATGAACGCACCAACGCAGTACTCGCACAGATCCTGACCGATTTTGCACACGAACGCTGGGCTGCCGGAAGATCAGTATCTCCCATGCAATGGCGGATGCTGACAAACTTTATCCAGGCAGATAATATGGCAGACATCACCCGTATCTGGCATTCCGTAGATCCGGCAGAGAAAGGCGCCGCTGCACTGGTATGTGCAAAATCAACTTATCTTCCCGCAAAACAATTATTGGAACAATCACCGGCGATAGCCGCTGAAATAGCAGATGGCAGCCTTTCCTGGGAAGTCATCGCTAACAGGATAACAAAATAA
- a CDS encoding TatD family hydrolase: MCGIHELTEKDLQPLTYSPAYLDKIKGMRFFDPHVHMTARTTDDYQAMADAGVVGIIEPAFWLGQPRTGVDTFRDYFSSLVGWERFRASQFGIRHYCTIGLNSKEANNEKLAEAVMEILPQFIYKEGVVGIGEIGFDDQTPLEEKYYRAQLELAKEAGLPVQIHTPHRDKKKGTQRSMDIALEHGLEPHMIIVDHNNEETVKEVLDRGFWAAFTIYPFTKMGNERMVAVVKQYGSGRIMVNSAADWGISDPLAVPKTAALMHESGIDLNDIHLVTYTNAVKAFAQSGQLNEADFDIAGNIDQSEKYNGSSVLRGGQQPRIDKNTTIIR; this comes from the coding sequence ATGTGTGGTATTCATGAATTAACAGAAAAAGATCTTCAACCCCTTACTTATAGTCCTGCATACCTCGATAAAATAAAAGGAATGCGCTTTTTTGATCCGCATGTACACATGACCGCCCGCACTACGGACGATTATCAGGCCATGGCGGATGCCGGTGTAGTAGGTATTATTGAACCCGCTTTCTGGCTGGGACAGCCACGTACCGGCGTTGATACCTTCCGCGATTATTTCAGCAGCCTCGTTGGATGGGAGCGTTTCCGCGCTTCTCAATTCGGGATCAGGCATTACTGCACCATCGGCCTCAATTCAAAAGAAGCCAACAACGAAAAGCTGGCAGAAGCTGTCATGGAAATATTACCACAGTTTATTTATAAAGAAGGCGTAGTAGGTATCGGTGAAATCGGATTTGATGACCAGACGCCGCTGGAAGAAAAATATTACCGCGCACAACTGGAGCTGGCAAAAGAAGCCGGATTGCCGGTACAGATCCATACTCCGCACCGCGACAAGAAAAAAGGTACCCAGCGTAGCATGGATATCGCACTGGAACATGGATTGGAGCCTCACATGATCATTGTAGACCATAATAACGAGGAAACCGTGAAAGAAGTGCTGGATCGTGGCTTCTGGGCTGCGTTTACCATCTATCCCTTTACCAAAATGGGTAATGAGCGCATGGTAGCCGTTGTAAAACAGTACGGAAGCGGGCGTATCATGGTCAACTCCGCTGCAGACTGGGGTATCAGCGATCCACTGGCCGTTCCTAAGACGGCTGCTTTGATGCACGAAAGTGGTATTGACTTGAATGACATTCATTTGGTAACTTACACCAATGCCGTGAAAGCATTTGCACAGAGCGGACAACTGAACGAAGCTGATTTTGACATCGCCGGAAATATTGATCAGAGTGAAAAATATAATGGAAGCAGCGTTTTACGTGGTGGTCAGCAACCCAGAATTGATAAAAATACAACCATCATCCGGTAA